Proteins from one Orenia marismortui DSM 5156 genomic window:
- the gltX gene encoding glutamate--tRNA ligase → MSDVRVRFAPSPTGQIHIGNIRTALFNYLFAKKNNGTFILRIEDTDRERSTSEFEEVIHKEMEWLGLDWDEGVGVGGNYGPYRQMERLDTYDEYVQNLLDDDLAYHCYCTPEELDEMREEQRKNGEPPRYTGKCRCLTQEERDELEAEGRNPVVRFKVSEETKDIIVDDLIRGRVSFSSDVIDDFVIVKSDGIPTYNFAVVVDDHLMEISHVIRGEDHLSNTPKQQLLYDALGWESPRFAHLSMILGTDKSKLSKRSGEAYVYVSEYRKKGYLPEALINFLSLLGWSPDGDEEILAKKEIIEQFSIDRVNKSAAVFDVEKLNWMNGMYIRSAELEKIVDLAKPYIKEAGYDLSDKSDEWIGFLVDTVRGSLDHVSEIADHLDIFFGDLTYTDKEKAIEDFKQEKVDLVFETLKDRIKSLDSLDPELIKKMLKQTLKDLPVGGRVFYHPTRFALTGKGSGPELYNVIALLGKEECINRLDQALALR, encoded by the coding sequence ATGAGTGATGTTAGAGTAAGATTTGCACCAAGTCCTACTGGACAAATACATATTGGAAATATAAGAACAGCTTTATTTAATTATTTATTTGCTAAAAAAAATAATGGAACTTTTATTTTAAGAATTGAGGATACAGATAGAGAGAGATCTACTAGTGAGTTTGAAGAAGTAATTCATAAAGAAATGGAATGGTTAGGTTTAGATTGGGATGAAGGTGTTGGGGTTGGAGGAAATTACGGCCCTTATAGGCAGATGGAAAGACTTGATACTTATGATGAATATGTACAAAATTTATTAGATGATGATTTAGCTTATCATTGTTATTGTACTCCAGAAGAGTTGGATGAAATGAGAGAAGAACAACGAAAAAATGGTGAACCACCACGATATACTGGGAAGTGTCGCTGTTTAACTCAAGAGGAAAGAGATGAATTAGAAGCAGAAGGCAGAAATCCTGTAGTTAGGTTTAAAGTTTCTGAAGAAACAAAAGATATTATAGTTGATGATTTGATCCGTGGAAGAGTATCTTTTAGCAGCGATGTTATTGATGATTTTGTAATAGTAAAATCTGATGGTATACCTACATATAACTTTGCGGTAGTTGTTGATGATCATTTAATGGAAATTAGCCATGTTATTCGTGGAGAGGACCATTTATCTAATACTCCAAAACAACAATTATTGTACGATGCATTAGGGTGGGAATCACCAAGGTTTGCTCATTTATCTATGATTTTAGGAACTGACAAGTCTAAATTAAGCAAACGAAGTGGAGAAGCTTATGTTTATGTAAGCGAATATCGGAAAAAAGGATATTTGCCAGAAGCATTAATTAACTTCCTATCATTATTAGGATGGTCTCCAGATGGAGATGAAGAGATATTAGCTAAAAAAGAAATTATTGAACAATTTTCTATAGATAGAGTTAATAAAAGTGCTGCTGTATTTGATGTAGAAAAACTAAATTGGATGAATGGAATGTATATCAGATCTGCTGAGTTAGAGAAAATAGTAGATTTGGCAAAGCCTTATATTAAAGAAGCAGGATATGATTTATCAGATAAATCTGATGAATGGATAGGATTCTTAGTAGATACTGTTAGAGGATCTTTAGATCATGTTTCAGAAATTGCCGATCATCTAGATATCTTTTTTGGAGATTTAACATATACTGATAAAGAGAAGGCTATAGAAGATTTCAAACAGGAAAAAGTAGACTTAGTTTTTGAAACTCTAAAAGATCGGATTAAATCTTTAGATTCATTAGATCCAGAATTGATTAAAAAAATGTTAAAGCAAACCCTTAAAGACTTACCAGTGGGGGGGAGAGTCTTTTATCATCCGACAAGATTTGCTTTAACAGGTAAGGGTTCAGGACCTGAATTATATAATGTAATTGCATTATTAGGAAAAGAAGAATGTATTAATCGTTTAGATCAGGCTTTAGCTTTACGATAA
- the cysS gene encoding cysteine--tRNA ligase yields the protein MKIYNSLSREKETFLPIEDGKVKIYSCGPTVYDYFHIGNARAFLLPDIIKRYLEYKGYEVLHVMNFTDIDDKMISRANEEGISIEKLADRFIKAFFDDIENLNIKKADIYPKATDHISDMINMIKELVDGGFAYESDGDVYFRVDKFTEYGKLSNRKLEDLIAGARVEVNDKKENPLDFVLWKESKEGEPSWDSPWGLGRPGWHIECSVMSTRYLGTKFDIHTGGVDLTFPHHENEIAQSEACCSHQVVNYWMHNGYINIDGEKMSKSLGNFFTTREILDKYQPEVVRFFLISKHYRSPINFSDKELDDAAKSLMKLQNIYQKLNSLADKYIVDGELRGDQLLKIIKEKETKLIEAMDDDFNTALAIGSLHELAKELNRFINSDNFELTQEVKVVLEEGRKLLELFGKDILGILVEQQEKDNELVEPLIELLLEFRNKVRSKKEYELADEIRDKLDELGIEVKDSPQGVEWSYK from the coding sequence TTGAAAATATATAATTCTCTATCTAGAGAAAAAGAAACTTTTCTTCCAATAGAAGATGGAAAAGTAAAGATATATTCCTGTGGTCCTACAGTTTATGATTATTTTCATATAGGTAATGCTAGAGCATTTTTGCTTCCTGATATTATTAAAAGATATTTAGAGTATAAAGGTTATGAAGTTCTTCATGTTATGAATTTTACAGATATTGATGATAAGATGATTAGTAGAGCGAATGAGGAAGGTATTAGTATTGAGAAGTTGGCAGACAGGTTTATTAAAGCCTTCTTTGATGATATAGAAAATCTAAATATTAAGAAAGCAGATATTTATCCTAAGGCTACAGATCATATTTCTGATATGATAAATATGATTAAAGAATTAGTAGATGGTGGTTTTGCTTATGAAAGTGATGGAGATGTTTATTTTAGAGTAGATAAGTTTACAGAATATGGGAAACTATCTAATCGAAAGTTAGAAGACTTAATTGCTGGAGCAAGGGTTGAAGTTAATGACAAAAAAGAAAACCCATTAGACTTTGTTTTGTGGAAAGAGAGTAAAGAAGGTGAACCAAGTTGGGATAGCCCTTGGGGGTTAGGAAGGCCAGGCTGGCATATAGAGTGTTCAGTTATGTCAACTAGATATTTAGGAACGAAATTTGATATTCATACTGGTGGTGTGGATTTAACTTTTCCACATCATGAAAATGAAATTGCTCAAAGTGAAGCTTGTTGTAGCCATCAAGTTGTTAACTACTGGATGCATAATGGGTATATTAATATTGATGGTGAGAAAATGTCCAAATCATTAGGTAACTTTTTTACTACTAGAGAAATCTTAGATAAGTATCAACCTGAAGTAGTAAGGTTTTTCTTAATTTCAAAACATTATCGTAGTCCAATTAATTTTAGTGATAAAGAATTAGATGATGCTGCTAAAAGTTTAATGAAATTACAAAATATATATCAAAAACTTAATTCTCTAGCTGACAAATATATAGTAGATGGTGAGTTAAGAGGAGATCAGTTATTGAAAATTATTAAGGAGAAAGAAACTAAATTAATAGAAGCTATGGATGATGATTTTAATACTGCTTTAGCTATAGGTTCTTTGCATGAGTTAGCAAAAGAGTTGAATCGCTTTATAAATAGTGATAATTTTGAATTAACTCAGGAAGTTAAAGTAGTATTAGAAGAGGGGAGAAAATTACTTGAATTATTTGGTAAGGATATTTTGGGAATCTTAGTTGAGCAGCAAGAAAAAGATAATGAATTAGTAGAACCTTTAATTGAATTATTGTTAGAGTTTAGAAATAAAGTAAGATCTAAAAAAGAGTATGAACTAGCTGATGAAATTAGAGACAAGTTAGATGAATTAGGTATTGAAGTAAAAGATTCTCCCCAGGGGGTAGAGTGGAGTTATAAATAG
- a CDS encoding PIN/TRAM domain-containing protein, giving the protein MINKFLRFIFTVLGAVLGYQIVGFFGLSEKLTFNLDNIISNNNIHGIIVGAFIGFILIPIIVDQIVKIVINFENLLERLPGRDIIAGVIGLVIGLALGILIVVSFSIQSIPKFGLVIQILINLILGYLGASVAINKSEELFNNLIQVHKEDKSLEVSPLQGLEATYKILDTSAIIDGRISDICQSSFVEGVLVIPKFVLEELQHIADSPDLLKRNRGRRGLDILKKIQKELDIPVEIYDQDFHDIDEVDSKLVKLAKILNGKVVTNDYNLNKVAELQGVSVLNINQLANAVKPVVLPGEEMKVKVIKDGKEPGQGIGYLDDGTMIVVEEGRDYIGDKIDVLVTSILQTSAGRMIFAKPKLLARKAL; this is encoded by the coding sequence ATGATAAATAAATTCTTAAGATTTATTTTTACAGTTCTAGGAGCAGTTCTAGGTTATCAGATAGTTGGCTTTTTTGGCTTATCTGAAAAATTAACATTTAATTTAGATAATATTATTTCAAATAACAATATTCATGGTATAATAGTTGGTGCTTTTATAGGATTCATTTTAATACCGATTATAGTTGACCAAATTGTGAAAATTGTTATAAACTTTGAAAATCTTTTAGAGAGATTACCTGGAAGAGATATTATAGCTGGTGTGATAGGTTTGGTAATTGGATTAGCATTAGGGATATTAATAGTAGTTTCTTTTTCAATACAATCTATTCCTAAATTTGGTTTAGTAATTCAAATCTTAATTAATCTTATTTTAGGTTATTTAGGTGCAAGTGTAGCTATTAATAAAAGTGAGGAATTATTCAATAATTTAATACAAGTTCATAAGGAAGATAAATCACTAGAAGTTAGTCCCTTACAAGGTTTAGAAGCAACTTATAAAATTTTAGACACAAGTGCAATTATTGATGGGAGAATATCTGATATTTGTCAAAGCTCTTTTGTTGAAGGAGTATTAGTAATTCCAAAATTTGTATTAGAAGAATTACAGCATATAGCTGATTCCCCTGATTTATTAAAGAGGAATCGAGGGCGTAGAGGTTTAGATATTTTGAAAAAGATACAAAAAGAACTAGATATTCCTGTGGAAATTTATGATCAAGATTTTCATGATATTGATGAAGTTGACAGCAAATTGGTAAAACTTGCTAAAATATTAAATGGTAAAGTAGTTACAAATGATTATAATCTAAATAAAGTGGCTGAATTGCAAGGGGTATCTGTTTTAAATATCAATCAGTTAGCTAATGCAGTTAAGCCAGTAGTATTACCAGGTGAAGAAATGAAGGTTAAAGTAATTAAAGATGGAAAAGAGCCTGGACAAGGTATTGGTTATCTAGATGATGGAACAATGATTGTGGTAGAAGAAGGTAGAGATTATATAGGTGACAAGATAGATGTCTTAGTTACAAGTATTTTACAGACATCTGCTGGTAGAATGATCTTTGCTAAACCAAAGTTATTAGCTAGAAAGGCTCTTTGA
- a CDS encoding CarD family transcriptional regulator, producing the protein MFEIGDRIVYPNHGAGTIVDIEEKEILGEKKQYYIMQLPIGEMKVMIPKDNVDDIGLRSVISEEIVPKVYQVLKGEQSEMSQNWNRRFRANTEKIKTGDIFEVAEVVRNLTIRDIIKGLSTGEKKMLSNSRQILISELVLAEDKTEKDIEEKINTIFDEQDFEEE; encoded by the coding sequence ATGTTTGAAATTGGGGATAGAATTGTTTATCCGAATCATGGTGCTGGAACAATTGTAGATATAGAAGAAAAAGAAATTTTAGGGGAAAAAAAGCAATATTATATTATGCAACTACCTATTGGTGAGATGAAAGTTATGATTCCTAAGGATAATGTAGATGATATTGGTTTGCGCAGTGTAATATCTGAAGAAATTGTTCCTAAAGTTTATCAGGTTTTAAAAGGTGAGCAGAGTGAAATGTCGCAAAATTGGAATAGACGCTTTAGAGCTAATACTGAAAAGATTAAAACAGGGGATATATTTGAAGTAGCAGAAGTAGTAAGAAATTTAACTATTCGAGATATTATTAAAGGACTGTCTACTGGTGAGAAGAAAATGTTAAGTAATTCACGTCAAATTTTAATTAGTGAACTAGTTTTAGCTGAAGATAAAACTGAAAAAGATATTGAAGAAAAAATTAATACTATTTTTGATGAGCAGGATTTTGAAGAGGAATAA
- the ispD gene encoding 2-C-methyl-D-erythritol 4-phosphate cytidylyltransferase, whose translation MKLSVVIPAAGQGRRMGADKNKQFLLLNGEPILAHTISKFQNCSYINEIIIVAKNQEISYCQKEIVDKYDFDKVKKLIIGGETRQKSVYNGIKEVSADSNFILIHDGARPLLTNQIIENIITEVVNYQAVAVGVAVKDTIKIVNQDKYIMDTPKRDNLIAIQTPQCFSKTMILDAYQKAFKENFIGTDSSSLVERLGQRVKVIKGSYENLKITTPEDLQFAERILSRR comes from the coding sequence ATGAAGTTAAGTGTAGTTATCCCAGCAGCTGGACAAGGTAGAAGGATGGGTGCTGATAAGAATAAGCAGTTTTTATTATTGAATGGTGAGCCTATTTTAGCTCATACTATTAGTAAATTTCAAAATTGTAGTTATATTAATGAAATAATAATTGTTGCTAAGAATCAAGAGATTAGTTATTGTCAAAAGGAAATAGTTGATAAATATGATTTTGATAAAGTTAAGAAGTTAATTATTGGTGGAGAAACAAGGCAAAAGTCTGTTTATAATGGTATAAAAGAAGTTTCTGCTGATAGTAATTTTATATTAATTCATGATGGTGCAAGACCTTTATTGACAAATCAAATAATAGAGAATATAATTACAGAGGTTGTAAATTATCAAGCGGTAGCAGTTGGAGTTGCTGTTAAGGATACAATAAAGATTGTAAATCAAGATAAATATATTATGGATACACCTAAAAGGGATAATCTTATTGCTATTCAAACACCACAATGTTTTTCAAAAACTATGATATTAGATGCATATCAAAAAGCGTTTAAAGAAAATTTTATAGGAACGGATAGTTCTAGTTTAGTTGAAAGGTTGGGACAGAGGGTTAAGGTTATAAAAGGGTCTTATGAGAACTTAAAAATAACTACTCCAGAAGACTTACAATTTGCAGAAAGAATTTTATCTAGGAGGTAA
- a CDS encoding HutP family protein — translation MLVKELMSQNTITVSPDATIEEAERLMSVNSIGTLVVVQGQKVAGIVTDGDLVQQHNLDVLIKTVMKEDVITIYENKSIQEAAQVLSDNQISGVPVLNEDDKLVGIITSSDIVSGYVKEERTAKLSPESSAIYLSMTRSREYENYWLDKIKGYGYRVAITQTGANAENLPIKLRESTTVAAIARGVVRENLREKMAVSNAVKDAYTQLNLVNPGLGGGFKVAIVRGEGRLAVAVFGKFGHALVDGPEQLSVGMSVI, via the coding sequence ATGTTAGTTAAAGAATTAATGAGTCAGAATACTATTACAGTATCTCCAGATGCAACTATTGAAGAAGCAGAAAGACTAATGAGTGTGAATAGCATTGGGACATTAGTAGTTGTTCAAGGGCAAAAAGTGGCCGGGATTGTTACTGATGGTGATTTAGTACAACAGCATAATTTGGATGTACTTATAAAAACTGTAATGAAAGAAGATGTAATAACAATTTATGAAAATAAAAGTATTCAGGAAGCTGCACAAGTATTATCTGATAATCAAATTAGTGGTGTTCCTGTATTAAATGAAGATGATAAATTAGTAGGTATTATCACTTCTTCTGATATTGTTTCTGGTTATGTAAAAGAAGAAAGAACAGCTAAGTTATCTCCGGAAAGCTCAGCGATTTATTTGTCTATGACTAGAAGTAGAGAGTATGAAAATTATTGGTTAGATAAGATTAAAGGTTATGGGTATAGAGTAGCTATTACTCAAACTGGTGCTAATGCTGAGAATTTACCAATTAAATTAAGAGAGAGTACAACAGTAGCAGCAATTGCTAGAGGAGTAGTTAGAGAGAATTTGAGAGAAAAGATGGCTGTATCAAATGCAGTCAAAGATGCTTATACACAACTTAATTTAGTGAATCCTGGTTTAGGTGGAGGGTTTAAAGTTGCTATTGTAAGAGGTGAAGGTAGATTAGCAGTAGCTGTTTTTGGAAAGTTTGGACATGCTTTAGTTGATGGCCCTGAACAGTTATCTGTTGGTATGAGTGTAATATAA
- the cysE gene encoding serine O-acetyltransferase: protein MLGKINNDIKVVFERDPAATSLLEVLLTYSGFHAILFYRLAHPLYNLGLRLLPRIISQLARFLTGIEIHPGAKIGSGFFIDHGMGVVIGETTEIGDNVTIYQGVTLGGTGKEDGKRHPTLGNNVMVSAGAKILGSIKIGNNVRVGAGAVVLKPVPDNCTVVGIPGRIVVKDGKRIKGKCIDLEHGNLPDPVQEMLNCMSKRIRKLEEKNNTC, encoded by the coding sequence ATGTTGGGTAAAATTAATAATGATATTAAAGTGGTATTTGAACGAGATCCAGCAGCTACAAGTTTATTAGAGGTTTTATTGACTTATTCAGGTTTTCATGCAATATTGTTTTATCGCTTAGCTCATCCTTTATATAATTTAGGATTAAGATTATTACCTAGAATTATTTCACAATTAGCAAGATTTCTAACTGGAATTGAGATTCATCCAGGGGCTAAAATAGGATCTGGTTTTTTTATTGATCATGGCATGGGAGTTGTGATTGGAGAAACAACTGAGATTGGGGACAATGTAACAATTTACCAAGGTGTCACTTTAGGGGGGACAGGAAAAGAAGATGGTAAAAGGCATCCTACTTTAGGGAATAATGTTATGGTTAGTGCAGGTGCTAAGATACTAGGCTCTATAAAAATAGGGAATAATGTAAGGGTAGGGGCAGGTGCTGTAGTTTTAAAGCCTGTACCTGATAATTGCACTGTTGTTGGTATTCCTGGAAGAATTGTGGTTAAAGATGGTAAGAGGATAAAAGGTAAATGCATTGATTTGGAACATGGTAATTTACCAGATCCAGTGCAGGAGATGTTAAACTGTATGAGTAAGAGAATAAGAAAATTAGAGGAGAAAAATAATACTTGTTAA
- the ispF gene encoding 2-C-methyl-D-erythritol 2,4-cyclodiphosphate synthase, with the protein MRVGIGFDVHKLVEDGDLILGGVTIDYSLGLLGHSDADVLLHAIKDALLGAIGEGDIGRHFPDTDPQYKGISSLKLLKEVANLIEDKGYILNNLDTTIIAQKPKLAPYIERMQRNIAEVLRVDINKINLKATTTEGLGFIGKKEGIAAQAIVSVVERKGL; encoded by the coding sequence ATGAGAGTAGGTATTGGGTTTGATGTTCATAAATTAGTAGAAGATGGTGATTTGATACTCGGCGGAGTGACGATTGATTACTCTTTAGGTTTATTAGGGCATTCAGATGCAGATGTTCTATTGCATGCTATTAAAGATGCTTTATTAGGAGCAATTGGAGAAGGGGATATTGGTCGCCATTTTCCAGATACTGATCCTCAATATAAAGGAATTTCCAGTTTGAAATTATTAAAAGAAGTAGCTAATTTAATCGAGGATAAAGGTTATATCTTAAATAATTTAGATACAACAATAATTGCTCAAAAGCCGAAATTAGCTCCTTATATTGAAAGGATGCAAAGAAATATAGCAGAAGTTTTACGAGTGGATATTAATAAAATTAATTTAAAAGCTACAACAACAGAAGGATTAGGGTTTATAGGTAAAAAAGAAGGAATAGCAGCTCAAGCTATAGTAAGTGTAGTAGAAAGAAAGGGGTTATAA
- a CDS encoding Mini-ribonuclease 3, whose protein sequence is MLDKLINFPKRPNLLSPATMAYIGDSVFELFIRNLLLERKIVKPNDLHKEAIKYVNATSQSNLLKHLKGDLSDEELSIVRRGRNIKTGVPQNADPVDYQYSTAFEALIGYLYLAGKEDRLIELFTKIKEMI, encoded by the coding sequence ATGCTTGATAAGTTGATTAACTTCCCTAAAAGACCTAATTTGTTATCACCAGCTACTATGGCTTATATAGGTGATAGTGTATTTGAACTTTTTATTAGAAATTTACTATTAGAAAGAAAGATTGTTAAGCCAAATGATCTACATAAAGAGGCTATTAAGTATGTTAATGCGACTTCCCAATCTAATTTGTTAAAGCATTTAAAGGGGGATTTAAGCGATGAAGAGTTATCCATCGTAAGAAGGGGTAGAAATATCAAAACAGGAGTTCCTCAAAATGCTGATCCTGTAGACTATCAATATAGTACAGCTTTTGAGGCATTAATTGGATATCTATATTTAGCAGGAAAAGAAGATAGATTGATAGAATTATTTACTAAGATCAAGGAAATGATATAA